CGATTTTTGAATCTTATATTTGAGTGGGCAGCGGATTCGTGATAATTGTTTCGGCTGCTTTTATCGGCTCATTTTTCGTCTTTTATACGGGTACGTCATTAACGTAAAGAAGGGTTTGAAACCCTGATTTGTCAGGATCAGGTGTCCAAATGAAAAGATCAATCCGTTTTTTGGTATGGTGAAGCGCAAAACGTCGCAGCATTTATACATCTCAATGCCTTACCATTCAGGATTTTCAGAAATAAGCTGCTAACTTTGCAACCTTTTTCGGAAGTCTGCTATCCAATCATCTTACAATGAGTACTATTCAGGAAGAAATAGCCAAACGGCGCACATTTGCCATTATCAGTCACCCGGATGCGGGAAAAACAACCCTGACCGAAAAGCTCCTGCTTTTTGGAGGGGCCATTCAAACGGCGGGTGCCGTAAAATCGAATAAGATCAAGAAGACCGCTACCTCTGACTTCATGGAAATAGAGAAGCAGCGCGGTATTTCGGTCGCTACATCGGTAATGACGTTTGAATATAATAATCTTTTGATCAATATATTGGATACTCCCGGTCACAAAGACTTTGCCGAGGATACCTACCGTACGCTGACGGCAGTTGACTCGGTGATTTTGGTGATCGATTGTGTGAAAGGCGTTGAGGAACAGACTGAGCGGCTCATGGAAGTGTGTCGGATGCGCGATACCCCGGTAATCGTTTTTATTAATAAAATGGACCGGGAAGGGCAAAATCCGTTTGATCTGTTGGATGAACTGGAACAGAAGTTAAACCTGAAAGTACGTCCGCTGACGTGGCCTGTCAACGGTGGTGCAACGTTCAAAGGGGTATATCACTTGCTGGAAAAACAGATGTATTTTTTCAAAGTGAATAAAACCAAGGTAGAAGATGACGTGGCCTTGCTGGAGTTGGACTCAGAGGAGTTAGATTTAAAAGTAGGTACCCGCGACGCCGACCAACTGCGGGAAGATGTGGAGCTGATTGATGGCGTATACGACCAATTCAACCGCGAAGATTACCTCTCGGGCAAAGTGGCCCCCGTCTTTTTCGGCAGTGCGGTCAATAACTTCGGCGTGCGTGAATTGCTCGAAGCCTTTTGCCAAATTTCACCGCTGCCCATTGCCCGTCAAACGAATGTGCGGGTAGTTGAGCCGATGGAGAAGAATTTTACAGGTTTTATTTTTAAAATTCACGCTAATATTGACCCCCGTCATAGGGATCGGATCGCATTTTTGCGGGTATGCTCAGGAACATTTGAGCGCGGTAAATTTTATCATCATACCCGATTGGACAAAAATGTTCGTTTTTCCAACCCATACAGCTTTCTGGCTTCGGCCAAAGAGGTCATTGATGAGGGATTTCCGGGAGACGTGATCGGTTTATACGACACCGGTACGTTCAAGATCGGCGATACGCTCACCGAAGGTGAAAAATTACTGTATGCAGGTATTCCTAGTTTCTCGCCTGAGATATTCAAAGAGTTGATCAATCTCGACCCCATGAAATCGAAACAGTTGGAAAAAGGAGTTCAACAATTGACCGATGAGGGCGTAGCCCAGTTGTTTACGCTACAACCCGGCAACCGGAAAGTGGTGGGAACTGTCGGAGAGTTGCAGTTTGAGGTCATTCAGTACCGTTTAGAGCACGAATACGGAGCTAAGTGCCGTTGGGTACAAATGAATACTACCCGGGCATGTTGGATAACGAGCGAAGATCCTAAGAAGTTACAGGAATTTATTCGATTGAAAGGAACCCAAATCGGGTATGACAAAGATAATAACCCGGTCTTTTTGGCCGATTCTGAATGGATGCTGCGCATGAACCGTGACAACAATCCCGACATTCAGTTTCATACCACTTCAGAATTTAAGGTAATGACGGATTGAGGAAGAATGGGGCATTTTCCACTTTTTATCGTTATGAAACATTCAAGGGAGAATGACAAAAGAAAAAAAGCTGCCCGAAATTATCGAACAGCTTTCCGACTATATCCACACCATTATTAGTTGTGCAAATATAGTTAGAAAACAATTTATTCCAAAAAAAGTCCTGTCTTTTTTTGGAATCGGAACGCTATGCGGCCTACTCTGAAAATAATGAGTTTTGTAACTCCGCGATTTGCAGATTGTTTAGATTGGCTAAAACTACATCGGCCTTCGTTAATATGGAAGGCAGGCCGATACCGACGGTTTTCATGCCGGCTCTATGGGCGGCTTCTATTCCGGCTACGGCATCTTCAAAAACCACACATTCTTCCGGAACAACTCCCAACGCCTCTGCTCCTTTTAAAAATACTTCCGGATCAGGCTTGCCTTTGGTGATTTTTGTGCCGTCAATGATGGTGTCGAAAGCATTGAGAATACCGATACGCTCCAGGATCGGTATTGCATTTTTGCTGACTGACCCAAGGCCGATTTTTATCCCTGCTAAACGGGTTTTCTCTAAAAATTCCGAAACGCCCGGCAGAATATCATCCGGAACCATCTTGTGGATGAGCTCTGTATACCAATCATTTTTCAGGGTGGCGTAGGCGTCTTTGGTGGCGGCATCGAGCGTTACATTTCCGTGCGCAAGAATCCGTTCAAGGGATTCTGTGCGGCTTACTCCTTTAAGACTTTCATTAAATTCTTCGGAGATATCGAACCCTAATTTTTCGTTGGCTAATCGCCGCCATGCCTGATAGTGGAAGTGGGCGGTATCCACAATGACCCCATCGAGGTCAAACAAAAATGCTTTTGGCTGGGCCATGTCTGAATCACATAGGTTTGGTGAGCCGCAAAAATACGGCGTACGGCCCTACTTCCAGCCATTGTACAATACTAAATTTACGGCCCGTCGTTATTTTGTGGGAAAGCCGCTTTTCTTCAGGTTCTCAAAAAGCTGTTTTACTTCAGGGATACGTTTTTCTCCGTTGAGGGCAAAATACCAAAAGGTTTCCAGTTCACCCCGGTGCATGGACTGATTCATATCCCCGCTTTGCGATTTATGAGCCGCTTTTACCCAATCGGCTACAATCATATAACTGTGTTTATTGTCTTCACCAAACCCGAAAGAACGGTCAAATTCAAATACAGGCGCTGCTGGACTGATGGCTGTTTCGGGATATTCCTCCAGGGCGGAGAACGTAAATGTATAACCTTTATTAGCGGCCTGTCCACCCAATACGATGGGCGGATTGGGGCCTTTATAACGTTGTACAGCCCGAAGAGCGCATAAAGAAGAGGCTTTGTGGTGGGCATGTTGCCCTTCGTGCGGGATCAAACAAAAAATAAAATCGTATTGTCCTTTGGCCAGCACCGCGTCCAATCGACGCTCAATATAGCCGATGTCCCAGTTTTTGCCTTGCAGGTAAGGCTTTTCATTGCGGTTGTAATAATCATCGATCTGGTCGAAAAAGAAGTAATTACCGATGCCCAAAATCTCGCCGGCGGCCATCATTTCTTTCTTACGTATAAGGGGTAGATTCTTACGACCCACCACTGAGTCAAGCATGTTCATACCGTAGTACTTTGATGCTACCATTCCGTTAAATCCCCCTGAGGCATCGGTAATCAGCGCAAGGTCGGCGATGCCTTTGAGCTCGCGGGTAATTTTAAAAACAGTGACCGGAAACATCGTCTCATCATCCGGATGAGCCGTAACGATGAGCACTTTGGGGCCTTGAGCAAAACCGCTGAACATACCGGTTAAAAGAGCAAATAGAGGTAAAGATTTCATGAGTTTTAAGGGATGGGATGGTTAAGACGTCCGAGCTGAACTTAAAAAGAGCCGTTTGATAACTATTGCAGGAATTTGTGATTGGCGGAATATCTATATCGGGCAAAATAAGTACCTTTAAAATTCTATGATTCCTCAAGACCTTACCAAATAAATAAAAATTGTACTCATATGAATATAGATTTACCAATATGGTATAATTATTTCCTGCAGACGGGTTGCCTGCCTATCAGTAAAGAATGGTTTAGGGGAAATCTTCTCGTTTCTTTGTGTTTTTTTAAGAGACCGGGTTATTCAGTGGTTAATTCATTTCTTCAGCAGGTGACTTGATTCTGACAATTCGCATTTATTTATGTCCTTTTACTCTATTCAAACGTTACCGCACTAAATGTTTTATTGTCATTTATCAGCTTTCAAAAATAAACTTATATGCTTAGGGATTGGGATTGTGATAGGCTCACCGGTTTGGGGGCAGCTCTCCGTATCTTTTCCCTTCGATGGAGCCGTCTTTCAACGAAGTATTTCCAATACGGCAACGGTCACGATTGCCGGAAGTTATAGCGGAGCTGTCGAGCGGGTTGAAGCCCGCCTGACCGCTGTTGCCGGGGGAACGAGTATAGGCTGGGCCGATATAGATTATCAGCCAAAAAATGGGATGTATACAGGAAATCTACGTGGGGTAACGGGGGGATGGTATACTCTGGAAGTGCGTTCAATACTGTTTAACAATGTGATCTCAACGGTGTCGTTATCGAGGGTAGGAGTGGGAGAGGTATTTATCATTGCGGGCCAGTCAAATGTACAGGGGATAGAAAACCGTGGTAACAAAGCTTCGTCGGACGCACAGGGACGTATAAAATATATTGATTGGTTATTGCCATGTCCGGACGGTGTCTGTCAGAATGTTGACCCGCCTTTTCCCCTAATCTCTACGCTCAACAGCACGGGTCAGGGAATTCATATTGCTCCCAATGGAAATACTTCCTGGGCGTGGGGAGAATTAGGCGATGCGCTCCTGAGTCGTTTTAACGTGCCCGTTTTATTTTTCAATGCCGCCGCCGGAGGCTCATCGGTCGGCAATTGGAGCCGCAGTGCCGATGGGTTGCCGTCGGGGCATCCGCTGTTTGGTTTTTTGTATGGAGGTAATCCTGATTTTCCGTATCAATATCTCCGCAAAGCGCTTAATTATTACGCTTGTCTGTTTGGCGTCAGGGCTGTACTGTGGCATCAGGGAGAATCTGATTCGATCAAAAATCGCAATGAAAATCCTAACGACAATACGTCAGCGGCTGAATACCGCGACAGTCTGCAATACGTCATCCGTCGCTCACGTTCACACTCCAATAAGGCCCTCTTGCCGTGGGTGGTAGGCCGAGGTTCATATTGGTATGATCCTGCCGGCGGCCCTGGTACGGATGCCGAGGTGATTTCCGGGCAAAATTTGACCATCAGCCCTGCGGACAAAATTTTTGAGGGTCCCAATACCGACAACATTCAAGTTCCGAGGGTAGATGGGGTACACCTTGAAAATGTACCGGGAGGCGCGCAGGGAATTTCTGAATTTGCCGCCGGATGGAATACTTATCTCACGAATACGTTCTTTGCGACCGCTAATCCGTACGCGGCCACCGCACCGCCTTCGCTGACGTTGGGGTGCTCCGGAAATACTTATTCCATCACGGCACCGGCCGGTTACAGCTATTTTTGGGTCAATGGGAATAATGACATAACGACGCATTTTTCAACGAATCAAACGATCTATCCCGGGGCAGGGACGTATCGGGTGTATTTGAAAGATGCTTTTGGCAATACCGTTGTGACACAGTCAGTAACGGTACCGTCGCTGAATCCTGTGCCGCCCACATTGTCGGCAAGTGCGTCACCGGTGGTGGCGGGTCAGTCTGTTATGCTGTATGCACAGGGGTGCAGCGGCACGGTGACTTGGTCTACCGGCCAGGGGGGGTACAGTATCTCACAAACACTTTCGCAAACAACTACCTACACGGCTACCTGCGGTATCGGAAGCTGTGTCTCCACCCAGGCTTCTATTCAGGTCAGTGCCTGTCCGGCCAATGCTACGTTATCTGCGGACTACGTTTCCGACCAAACCCTTACGGTTAAAGCATCCAATGCGCTTATCGGGACCAATGCGGTTCGGGCCGGAGCCACCATAACCTATGATGCAAAAAATTCGGTGACGCTTCAGCCGGGCTTTTTGGCCGAAAAAAACAGCACATTTACAGCGGTAGCGGGGGTAGGTTGTACCAATTAAGAGAAAGCAAGTAGACCTTTTACACAATTACCGCTGATTCGCACACATAGGTAGGGATAATCCCCGTGCTTCGAATTCGAATTTCGGCATCTTCGGCGGGAATGTTACCCGTCAGCACCAGCACCGTATCCAGTCCAAATTTGTTGCCGCCGGATATATCCGTTCGGAGGGTGTCGCCCACCATGACAATGTCTTTTTTGCCAATGGCAGGATTTTGAGCAATGACTCGTTCGTAGGCAAACATAAACAGTTGGGCGTCAGGCTTACCAAACCGGATGAATTGCTTCCCGACGATGTTTTCGAGCATATCGGCTACGCCCCCGATGGCAATGGCTACCTGCGTTTTTGAAGTAGGGTAGGTATTGTCGGTATTGGCTACAATGACGGGGATCGTTCGCCGCCGTAGCAGGTTGACTGCTTTGTTGAGGTCGTGATTCCAGTCAAACCCTTCATCATCCAGTAAAACAAGGGCGTTAATGTCGCCTGCATTGTCCGGATCAACGTCAGAGATCGAAAGGGTTTTGAGGTCAGCGGTTTCAATGTAATGGGCTGAATCTTCGGTGCCTAAATAGGCGACCGTCCCCTGTTTGACCTTTAATTGTACATATTCCCGGGCCAACATACCTGAGGAGATGATACTGTCGGCCGTGATGTCATGCAGCCCCAACCGCCAATAGGATTCGGCCAATTGCTGCGGGCTTCGGGAGGCGTCATTGGTCAGAATATAAAACGGCTTTTGCTGCTGCCGGAGGTACGAAAACGTGTCACCAATGTTGGGAATGAGTCCATGGGCATTTTTTAATACTCCAAAGGCATCAAAGAAAAAAACTTGATAGCGCTCGGCAACTTCTTTAAAATTATCCAGGTATAACATGCAGCAAAAGGTCAGTGATAGTAGGTAAATGGACAGTAGGTTACAATTTTAATCGCTCCAGGATCGGCTCTACCGAAAAATGCTCAATGGATGGAAAGTAGGTATGATAGGCTTCGCTTTGCAGTTTGGTAGCGTAGGTACGGTGGAAAAAATAGCGTCCGTACTTGATGACGTAGTTCAAAATGAAAAAACGATAGGCTTCGGGTAGAAAAAGGACCTCGCGCCGGGTGAGGGGGTACACCTTATGGTATTCTTCCAGAAACCAGCCAAAACGCTCTTCGGCCAGTGGGTTGATCAGATAGGAAAACACAGTGCGGTCGCCGGCATCAGAGCATACCCGACTGAAAAAGTAAAAGTCCATGACCCGATAACTGATCCTGAACCAGTCGTAATCCCAGCGCGAAAACAATTCCAGCTCTTTGGTAACCGAAAAATTGCCGATGTTCCAATCCAAAAAAACGGGAATTGTTTCAACGGCCCCTTCAACGATGGTTCGGCGATTTTCCAAAAACGCATTGCATTGCTTCCGGAGGGCTTCGATGTTCATGCGGTGCTCGTAGCGGCCCGTTTCCGTATCCAGCAGTGCCAGCAGGTCCTGAATGTCTGAGCGCAGTGTCTTGGAAGATTTAGGCATCACGGTGCTTACGCGAGAGCAGGCCATATGAAACCGGGCGATCTCCGAGCCCAGCCTGCGAATGTGGTGCTCATCCAGGCGGCGGGGAAGCTTTTCGGCCACGCGAATGGGGTTATAAAATACCACCCATACGTCAATATCTTCCTCTTCCTGTCGGTGACGGTATACATATACCTGATTGTTTTTAACCAGCGACTTCGCCAATACGTTTTCAAACGGATACAGGAGGTTGTTGGCTAACGTATGGATCAGGCGATGATCTTCTTTGAAATGCTCAAACTTGCCGAAATACGAAAGTTTGGCAATCACCCGGTCGCCGCCTTCGAGCGTAACCCGAAATACGTGATTGGTCGAAACGCGGGCACTGATGTCTTCAATGTGGTCAATGGGACGACTGGAATCAAAATCGGCCCACGCAAATCTGATGATGGAAGGATAATCTAAAAAACGCATAACGTAACTTTTTGCAAAGATAGCGTTTGTTTTTTAAGGATACCGTGGGCGAAACTTTTGCCGCGCCGGCATTTATCCTAAGTGCAGGGTATTTTGCCCGCTGCCTCAGCAGTTGCGCAGAGCAGCGATTTAACATCTCCGCCCTCTGCTGCGAATAATAGCGACCGTTTGCGGTTACGGGCAAAAAGTTGTTTTTACTGAACGATCTCGGCGGCCAGCTCTTTGAGATTCAGCCCGCCAAAGGTGCCCGAGCTCATCATTAACAGATTAGCATCGGTCCATTTTTGGTCGAGTAAAAAAGCCTGCAACGCTTTGTGATCTGTAAAAACGTGCAGGTCTTTACGCTGAAAAGCGGCCTGTACTTCGGCCGGCTCTATGGCAGCCAGGCGTTTGTGCATCAGGGTATGCGGGTTATAATAGACTGCCGCTATATCGGCGGCATCCAACTTATGAGCGTATTGACCGATAAAATCTTTATTTAAGCTGCTGAATGTATGCAGTTCTACGCAGGCCACCAATATACGTTTCGGAAACTGCGATTTGGCGGCTTTGGTGGTCGCTTCCACTTTGGAAGGAGCGTGGGCAAAATCCTTGAACGCCGCCGTTTTGTCGTTCTTGGCCAAGGTTTCCATACGGTTGGCGGCCCCTTTGAAGGTTTGAATAGCGCGGTAAAATTGGGCGTGGGTCAGCCCTAATTCAGTGCATACGGCCAGTGCTCCGCTGATATTTTTCATGTTATGTTCACCAAAAACCAACAGCGGCACGTCGCCGTAATCGGCTGTACTGAGGAAGGTTTGTCCGTTGACGATTCTGTGCGCATGGGCTTCATACGGCACCGGGCGCACGTCAACGCGCTCGTTCTTGCCGATGACGTCGAGCATATCATCCGTTTCGTCAAAGATCAGGATGCCTGATTTGGGGAGGGATTCGGCCAATTTTTCAAATTGGTCTACGTACACTTCCCAGGTCGGAAACACATTGTAATGATCCCAGGCGATGCCGCTGATGAGCGCTATGTGCGGATGATAATGCAAAAACTTGGGGTTGGCATCGGTAGGGGAAGCCGGGTATTCATCGCCTTCAATGATAATCGTGGGGGCGTTGTCGGTCAGTTTTACCATTGTGTCAAAGCCTTCCAGTTGGGCTCCTACCAAATAATCAAAAAGTCGGTTATTGTACCGAAGTACGTGCAGGATCATCGACGTGATGGTCGTTTTGCCGTGGCTTCCTGCGATCACAACGCGTTGTTTATGAAGGCTTTGTTGGTAAATGTATTCGGGGTAGGAGTACACCGGCAGCCCTAATTCGATCGCGCGGGCCAGTTCGGGATTGTCTTTACGGGCGTGCATTCCTACTATAACAGCATCAAGGTCTGCGTGGATCTTCTTGGGAAACCAGCCCATTTCGGCAGGAAGTAAGCCTAAACTTTGGAGTCGGGATTGAGCGGGATCGTATATTTCGTCGTCGGAGCCGCTCACTTTGTATCCTTTATGATGTAAGGCAATGGCTAAATTGTGCATTACGCTTCCGCCAATGGCAATGAAATGGACCTGCATTTCTCTATGAATAGGGGTTGAAAAACTTACCGTGTTTCTGCTGCTGAACTTGGAAAGTTTGAGTAAATAAGTTGTATTTGCAAACAAATTAACAGCCAATCGGCCAAACTATCAAACTTTTCACCCAATACCCGGAAAAACGTGTCTCTTATTGTAAGTATTGATACTTCTACGCGTGGCTGCTCGGTTGCTTTGCATCAAAACGGCCAATTGCTCACCGCATATGACCTGTTGGCCGAAAAATCGTCGTCGGGCATGCTCACCACGCTCATTCAGCAGGCTGTCGAGCACGCCGGCTTTCACCTTTCCGAGCTGGATGCCGTGGCAGTTGCCAAAGGCCCCGGCTCGTATACGGGACTCCGAATCGCCGTTTCCACAGCCAAGGGCCTGTGCTTCGCGCTCGATAAACCCCTGCTTTCCGTCAACACCCTCGAAGCTATGGCCCTGCAGGTCAGTGGTTTTTACAACGATAGTTCGCTTTTGTGCCCTATGCTCGACGCCCGACGTATGGAAGTATACTGCGCCGTCTTTGACCGGACCTTGCGGTACGTAGAGCCTACGCAGGCCAAGATCATCGAGAGCGAGTCGTTCGCGGAGTTGTTACAAACTCATAAGGTCGTGTTCTTCGGCGACGGTGCCGCTAAGTGCAGAGCCGTCTTTGGAGCATACGAAAATGCGGTCTTTCTGCCCGTGGATCTGTATCCTTCGGCCAAAACGGTAGGGCAACTGGCAGTGGAGCTGTTTGAAAGCCGGCACTTTGAAGATCCGGAGACCTTTGAGCCCTTTTACCTGAAAGAATTTATGACCACCGTTCCCAAAAAGGCGCGGGTGGGTTTGTAATGAATGTTAAAAATCAACGATCCTTTTTTGAAATCATACTTTTTGGCGTTATACATTTTTGATTTATCATTTTATATTTTACAGTTTCTTAAACGATTTTGCCGCAGATGTATGGTCTGCAAAGTACTATTAAAAGGCATTTGCCGTTTTTATCAGAGGTTTAACTGTATTCAAAAAAAACAGATGAGTTGTTTCATGAAAAAAATCATTCTTCCTTTCCTCGGCCTGGCAGTATTGGCAGGCTGTTCTAAAACAAAAGACCCGATGCCTAAGGGCATTGATGCCGTTTTTGTGGGAAGCAGTGACAATAAACTCTACGCTATCCATTCCAAGACCGGCGCCAAACTTTGGGAATTTACGGCCAAATCGGCCGTGCATTCGTCGCCGGCCTTGGGGAATGGCCTCGTGATCCTGGGGAGTTCGGACGAAAATGTGTATACCCTTGATATTCAAACAGGAGCCAAAGTGTGGGAGTTTGCCTCCGGCATGCGCATTTCTTCGGCCCCTTTTTATGCCGATGGTACCGTATACGCGGGCATGGGCAGTACCTCCAATTTTACCAGTAAACTCTACGCTCTGAATGTGGTCAACGGCAGTAAAAAGTGGGAGTTTTCGGCCGATGGCCTTAATGTCTCATCCTGCACCGTTGTCAACGGGAAAGTATATGTGGGCGGCTTTACCAATCTATACGCGTTGGATGCCCAAACGGGGAAAAAACAGTGGGAGTTTGTCACGGGTACAGGCGTAGATTCATCGCCTGCGGTGGCCGACGGTATGGTGTATATCGGCAGCAATGATTTTAACGTCTATGCTGTCGATGCCCTGACGGGCACCAAAAAATGGCAGTTTGCGACGGGCGGAGAAGTCTCTTCTTCTCCAACCGTAGCCAACGGAACAGTGTATGTCGGCAGTTTTGACCGGAAACTCTATGCTTTGGACGCCAAGACGGGTACCAAACAGTGGGAATTAAGAACCGATGGCCCGCTTCTTTCCTCGCCGGTCGTGTCCAAGGGCATTGTGTATATTGGCAGCAATGATAACAAGCTGTATGCCGTAGATGCGAAAACAGGTGCTAAAAAATGGGAGTTTTGGACTTCCAACCGCATCCAATCTTCGCCGGTGGCTTCTGATAGCCTGGTGTACGTGGGCAGTCTTGACAATAAACTTTATGCCGTGGATATTCAGTCGGGGGCTAAAAAATGGGATTTTCAGACGGGAGGCAGCATTTATTCATCGCCGGTGATTCTCAATGCCAAAGGGACCGTATACAGTGCGGGGGTCAGCGGTGCGCAACAATAGGCGTATTAATTTTGGCAACGTGCGAACTTTTTCGACCTACGCGGGTGTTTAGAATAAACCCGATTTTACCAATGTCTGTTTTCGGTCAGCGCTTTCCGGAAAACAGGTACGGGGCGTAACGCATCACTCTTACTTGGGGCCGCCATGGTTTTGACAGCGAGTTGAAGCAATACGTATAAGCACGTCGGGACGTGTGCGCGAGTCCTGTTAAAAACACGCATAAACAATAGCTGGCGAATATAGCTACGCTATGGCTGCCTAATCCGGAGTGATTAGCCTTTAGCCATCGTTCCTCCAACCTCCGCCTTGCAGGTTGGATCAAGGAGCGTCGAAACGTAAGGCTGGTCGGGCGGATGGTGTTAATGCTCGGTGAGACACAACACCTAAGGTGCGGGATGAGGTCTGATTTGAACCTTGCCTGCGCTCGAAAATCCAATCAAATCTAAGCGTGTAGAAGGCGTACGGTTTCCTTGTTCTGGACGTGGGTTCGACTCCCACCGGCTCCACAACTAACACAAATAACCTCTTGACTATCATATAGTTAAGAGGTTATTGTTTTTTGGGAGGACAGTTTCAGTAAAATGCTTAAAAACAGGTATACTTTTTGGTCCCGGGTTTCTTCGTAAATACAAGTCTTTACAATGGGAGTGCAATGTAAGTTACTGTAATACCAAAGTGACATTTTTCCAATGGAGCTTTCCCTTTTTATTGTTGCCGGTAGGGTTCAAAAATGGGTTTATATGTCAATAACCCAGAAATGCTAAGAACTCTCTAATACGGTAAACTGAATGATATCTAATGTAAAGTCCGTTACAACAGTAAGATTTATGTATTGTTCAGGCACCTTCTGTGTGATTGTATACCCCTATAAAATTTTACAATGTATCACGGGAAAAAGGACGTACGAATTAAGCATCAAATTCTTTTAAAGCTTTATTTTTCTCCTCTATACATCTGGTATCCGTCTCAAATTTGATTTTTTTACTATACCCCCTAGTCTTATGGAATTTTGTTTAATTTTATGTATTACTTTTAAGGTATTATCGGTTTTTAGTGCTATCAACGTATGAAATATTTTATTATAACGTTAATTTATGAATTAAAGGATGTAGCAGAATATCCTTTATTTAAGAACTATATTGTAAATACAATTGACAAAATACCTTTAGCTGAACTTTTTCAATCCTCTAAATATCAAATTGAGGGTTATCGGGTAGTGGGGGTGCTGAGTCCGTTGGCAATTTCAAAAACAACTGCTGAATCATTGAAAACTTTGCGAAAGGATACCATTTGCGGAGAATTGTGTACAATATCATAGACAAAAAGCGGGCGGATGTCGATGGAAAAATCACTATATTAAATAGTGTAGATTTTTTTGACATTAATGAATGCCCTTATTAGCAAAAATTGCCAATAAGGGTTGGTAGTTGCTTTTTCTAGCTATTTACGTATTTTTTTTAAACATTCCACAGAGTTTAACCTTGGACATCCCGGAGAAAGTATCTCAAAGCAACGCAAATAGTCCTGTATTATATGCACTTGCCCAAAAATACTTTTCAGGTATTCCTATTTACTCTGTATTCTCTAAAGCTTTGCTTACAAACCAGAAAAAGTATTCGCTGTTGAACTTAGGTGAGGTTGGCAAAATATGCGAAAAAGCCTTTTCCTGCAAAAGATCAGGTTGTCAGATAACGTAGTAGTGTCGTCCGTGCAAACAATAAAAAATGCAGATTGAAAATGATTTAAAATTTATAAATTTTGCTTGGGTTAGCCATACCAATCGATGTGATGAAATAAT
Above is a window of Runella slithyformis DSM 19594 DNA encoding:
- a CDS encoding UDP-N-acetylmuramate--L-alanine ligase, which encodes MQVHFIAIGGSVMHNLAIALHHKGYKVSGSDDEIYDPAQSRLQSLGLLPAEMGWFPKKIHADLDAVIVGMHARKDNPELARAIELGLPVYSYPEYIYQQSLHKQRVVIAGSHGKTTITSMILHVLRYNNRLFDYLVGAQLEGFDTMVKLTDNAPTIIIEGDEYPASPTDANPKFLHYHPHIALISGIAWDHYNVFPTWEVYVDQFEKLAESLPKSGILIFDETDDMLDVIGKNERVDVRPVPYEAHAHRIVNGQTFLSTADYGDVPLLVFGEHNMKNISGALAVCTELGLTHAQFYRAIQTFKGAANRMETLAKNDKTAAFKDFAHAPSKVEATTKAAKSQFPKRILVACVELHTFSSLNKDFIGQYAHKLDAADIAAVYYNPHTLMHKRLAAIEPAEVQAAFQRKDLHVFTDHKALQAFLLDQKWTDANLLMMSSGTFGGLNLKELAAEIVQ
- the tsaB gene encoding tRNA (adenosine(37)-N6)-threonylcarbamoyltransferase complex dimerization subunit type 1 TsaB, translating into MSLIVSIDTSTRGCSVALHQNGQLLTAYDLLAEKSSSGMLTTLIQQAVEHAGFHLSELDAVAVAKGPGSYTGLRIAVSTAKGLCFALDKPLLSVNTLEAMALQVSGFYNDSSLLCPMLDARRMEVYCAVFDRTLRYVEPTQAKIIESESFAELLQTHKVVFFGDGAAKCRAVFGAYENAVFLPVDLYPSAKTVGQLAVELFESRHFEDPETFEPFYLKEFMTTVPKKARVGL
- a CDS encoding outer membrane protein assembly factor BamB family protein, encoding MKKIILPFLGLAVLAGCSKTKDPMPKGIDAVFVGSSDNKLYAIHSKTGAKLWEFTAKSAVHSSPALGNGLVILGSSDENVYTLDIQTGAKVWEFASGMRISSAPFYADGTVYAGMGSTSNFTSKLYALNVVNGSKKWEFSADGLNVSSCTVVNGKVYVGGFTNLYALDAQTGKKQWEFVTGTGVDSSPAVADGMVYIGSNDFNVYAVDALTGTKKWQFATGGEVSSSPTVANGTVYVGSFDRKLYALDAKTGTKQWELRTDGPLLSSPVVSKGIVYIGSNDNKLYAVDAKTGAKKWEFWTSNRIQSSPVASDSLVYVGSLDNKLYAVDIQSGAKKWDFQTGGSIYSSPVILNAKGTVYSAGVSGAQQ